The Rhodothermales bacterium genomic sequence CCCCAGCAGGAGGCGAACGTCGGCTTCGATAGTCGATGCAGATCGCGCATGGCATCAAGCGCGGCCTCAAGCCAGGGTCCACCTCGCGCAACAGAGTAGTCGCCGCTACCACCGAGAAGTACGGCATCGACCGCCGCAATCTGCGAACGCGTCGGGACTCCCGTCAACAGGTCAAAAACATGAATCTGCTCCGTGCCACACCCCAGTGCCCATGCAAAACAGTCCACCTCCTGAGGAATCATCGGATCCCCCGGGTTTCGAACTTGAAGCAGCAAAAACCGAAGACGTGCTGACATTTTGAAGGTGTAACTGGGCGTAACGAGACGCAAGATAAGACCTCCCGCGATTGTCACGCCCGATACGCGGGTGCAGCGCTGTGGTGGGTTTGTCGAACCTGCCGACAGAACAATGCGTTCCACGATCGGAGCCTCTCGCTCCAAACGCGTTTCCTGCACATCAAGAAGTCATGACTCCGAGAGCGCGCATAGGACCGATCGCCCTGGGGTGCTTCGTTCTTATCGGGTGCACCAGCCGAGACTGCCTGCCGCCTCCACCCGCGGACGGCTCGCCGCCCGAGCTCACACTCACCGTTCTCTTTCGTGAACTGTCCTCGGGGGAGCAAGACACACTTGTGGTCTTGCCGGGAGACCCGCCTGCACGTGTCGATGCCCGCAATCTCGACGGTGTGCGGGTCGTCTACCTGGGTCGCGACCCGGAAGGCCTTCGACGTGCGGAACTCGGGGCGACGATGCTGACGACGGTCGGCGTCGGGATTGAGAGCGAGCGCCTCCGTGTCGACCCGTTGACCTCCTCGTGCCCGGTACCCGCGCTCGCTGGCACCTGGTCAGTGCCTCCGGGGGATCCGGGGCGGACTGTGTCGCTCGGGCTTATTGCCGAGAGCTGGTCGGGGCTCCGGAGTTGGACCGAGACCGTGACTATCCGGCTCCGATAGCTCCCGTGGCTGATCTACTTGATCAGCACCAGTGTTCTGCTGGCTATGTGTCTTCCGTCGACCGCAAGCCGAACGACGTATGTACCGCTCGCGGCGAGCGCAGCATCCCAGTCGGCGACGTACCGGCCCGCATTCTGTGACCCATCCACCAACCGCGTTATCTCCCGCCCGACCGCGTCGTAGATACGCAGTGATACCCGCCCCGACTCCGGTATCTCGTAGCTGATCCGCGTCGACGGATTGAACGGATTTGGATACGGCGGATCAAGCTTGAACCCCGATGGCAACGCGTCGGTCGGGTCATCGTTATCAGTGACTCCGATCTCCGTTACGGAAACATCGTCGATCCATATCTGCGATACTCCCGAGTTGCCCATCATGAATGAAAGAAACACGGTATCGTCTGCATCCACCATTGCCGTGTCGACGAAGGCCTGGTTGCTTGTGGTCAGGTTGACGACCTTTTCAAGGTAGCCGAGATACGGTGTGTGATTCTGCTGTAGCCAGGTTTCAATGGATGTGTCCTGGTTCGCCCGCGCCTGGTACCTGACGACGTACTGCGCACCCGCCTTGACGTCGAGGCGCTGTCGCAGCTGCACATGCCAGTTGGTGTTGGTGGTCCGACTGATCGTAACACGAGCTGAGTTCTGGCCTTCGATCTGACCGGAGTCATCTATCTCGGCCGACGCTCTGGCGAGTCCGTTGAGATCTAGCATCCACGGACTTAACCCTGCTTCGAAGCCGCCATTCTCGAGAGATTTCGGTTCCACCGGTTCGGGTTCCCAGTCCTCCTCGATGACCG encodes the following:
- a CDS encoding type 1 glutamine amidotransferase, which translates into the protein MSARLRFLLLQVRNPGDPMIPQEVDCFAWALGCGTEQIHVFDLLTGVPTRSQIAAVDAVLLGGSGDYSVARGGPWLEAALDAMRDLHRLSKPTFASCWG